From one Enterobacter kobei genomic stretch:
- a CDS encoding ABC transporter ATP-binding protein encodes MTIALELEQLKKTYPGGVQALRGIDLQVEAGDFYALLGPNGAGKSTTIGIISSLVNKSSGRVSVFGYDLEKDVVNAKRQLGLVPQEFNFNPFETVQQIVVNQAGYYGVERAEAVTRSEKYLKQLDLWEKRGERARMLSGGMKRRLMIARALMHEPKLLILDEPTAGVDIELRRSMWGFLKDLNDKGTTIILTTHYLEEAEMLCRNIGIIQHGQLVENTSMKSLLSKLKSETFILDLAAKSPLPKLEGYQYRLVDTSTLEVEVLREQGINSVFSQLSAQGIQVLSMRNKANRLEELFVTLVNEKTGDQA; translated from the coding sequence ATGACCATTGCACTGGAGCTTGAGCAGCTTAAAAAAACCTATCCGGGCGGCGTTCAGGCGCTGCGAGGTATTGATTTACAAGTAGAAGCCGGCGATTTCTATGCGCTACTCGGGCCTAACGGTGCCGGTAAGTCAACCACCATCGGCATTATCAGCTCGCTGGTAAATAAATCTTCCGGGCGGGTGAGCGTATTCGGTTACGATCTTGAAAAAGATGTCGTCAACGCCAAGCGCCAGCTTGGGCTGGTGCCGCAGGAATTCAACTTCAACCCGTTTGAAACCGTGCAGCAGATCGTGGTGAACCAGGCCGGTTACTACGGCGTTGAGCGCGCCGAAGCGGTGACGCGCAGCGAAAAATACTTAAAGCAGCTGGATCTGTGGGAAAAACGCGGCGAACGCGCACGGATGCTCTCCGGCGGGATGAAGCGCCGTCTGATGATTGCCCGCGCCCTGATGCATGAACCTAAGCTGTTGATCCTCGACGAACCGACGGCGGGCGTCGATATCGAACTGCGCCGTTCTATGTGGGGATTTCTGAAGGATCTGAACGACAAAGGCACCACCATCATTCTGACCACTCACTATCTGGAAGAGGCGGAAATGCTGTGCCGGAATATCGGCATTATTCAGCACGGACAATTGGTGGAGAACACCTCAATGAAGTCGTTGCTGTCGAAGCTGAAATCCGAAACTTTTATTCTCGATCTGGCGGCGAAAAGCCCGTTGCCGAAGCTCGAAGGCTATCAGTATCGTCTGGTAGATACCTCGACGCTGGAAGTCGAAGTGCTGCGCGAGCAGGGCATTAACAGCGTGTTCAGCCAGCTGAGCGCGCAGGGTATTCAGGTATTAAGTATGCGTAACAAAGCGAACCGTCTTGAAGAGCTGTTTGTCACGCTGGTAAACGAAAAAACAGGAGACCAGGCATGA
- the can gene encoding carbonate dehydratase, with amino-acid sequence MKDIDTLISNNALWSKMLVEEDPGFFETLAQAQKPRFLWIGCSDSRVPAERLTGLEPGELFVHRNVANLVIHTDLNCLSVVQYAVDVLEVEHIIICGHYGCGGVQAAVDNPELGLINNWLLHIRDIWFKHSALLGEMPEERRMDTLCELNVMEQVYNLGHSTIMQSAWKRGQKVTIHGWAYGIHDGLLRDLEVTATSRDTLEARYRQGLSNISQKHINHK; translated from the coding sequence ATGAAAGACATAGATACACTCATTAGTAACAACGCACTATGGTCAAAAATGCTGGTCGAAGAGGATCCGGGATTTTTTGAGACATTAGCACAGGCACAGAAGCCGCGCTTTCTATGGATTGGATGTTCAGACAGCCGTGTTCCGGCTGAGCGCCTTACCGGTCTCGAACCCGGTGAGTTATTTGTCCACCGTAACGTCGCAAACCTGGTGATCCACACCGATCTGAACTGCTTGTCAGTCGTCCAGTACGCGGTGGATGTGCTGGAAGTTGAGCACATTATCATCTGTGGTCACTACGGCTGCGGCGGTGTTCAGGCGGCGGTAGACAACCCGGAACTGGGGCTTATCAATAACTGGCTGCTGCACATCCGTGATATCTGGTTTAAACATAGCGCACTGCTCGGCGAAATGCCGGAAGAGCGTCGTATGGATACCCTGTGTGAACTGAACGTGATGGAACAGGTATATAACCTCGGCCACTCGACGATCATGCAGTCAGCGTGGAAGCGCGGACAGAAGGTGACAATCCACGGCTGGGCGTACGGCATTCACGATGGCCTGCTGCGCGATCTGGAAGTGACCGCCACCAGCCGCGACACGCTGGAAGCCCGTTACCGCCAGGGGCTGTCCAACATTAGCCAGAAGCACATCAATCACAAATAA
- the hpt gene encoding hypoxanthine phosphoribosyltransferase translates to MKHTVEVMIPEAEIKARITELGRQITEHYKDSGSEMVLVGLLRGSFMFMADLCREVQVPHEVDFMTASSYGSGMSTTRDVKILKDLDEDIRGKDVLIVEDIIDSGNTLSKVREILSLRQPKSLAICTLLDKPSRREVTVPVEFVGFSIPDEFVVGYGIDYAQRYRHLPYIGKVVMQGE, encoded by the coding sequence ATGAAACATACTGTTGAAGTGATGATCCCGGAAGCCGAGATCAAAGCGCGCATTACCGAACTGGGTCGTCAAATCACCGAGCACTACAAGGACAGCGGCAGCGAGATGGTGCTGGTGGGCCTGCTGCGTGGCTCGTTTATGTTTATGGCGGATCTGTGTCGTGAAGTTCAGGTGCCTCATGAAGTCGATTTTATGACCGCCTCCAGCTACGGCAGCGGCATGTCGACCACCCGCGACGTTAAAATTCTTAAAGACCTGGATGAAGATATTCGCGGTAAAGACGTGCTGATCGTCGAAGACATTATCGACTCCGGCAATACACTGTCGAAAGTGCGTGAGATCCTGAGCCTGCGTCAGCCGAAATCGCTGGCTATTTGCACGCTGCTGGATAAACCGTCGCGCCGTGAAGTGACGGTGCCGGTGGAATTTGTCGGTTTCTCTATTCCGGATGAGTTCGTGGTGGGTTACGGCATTGATTATGCACAGCGCTACCGTCATCTGCCGTATATCGGCAAAGTGGTGATGCAGGGCGAGTAA
- a CDS encoding glucose/quinate/shikimate family membrane-bound PQQ-dependent dehydrogenase has protein sequence MAENKPHPSRTLVTITALFAAFCGLYLLIGGAWLVAIGGSWYYPVAGLVMLAVTWLLWRSKRSALWVYAALLLGTMIWGVWEVGFDFWALTPRSDILVFFGIWLILPFVWRRLLVPSRGAVAALVVALLVSGAMLTWAGFNDPQEVNGTLSADATPAEPISQIADGDWPAYGRNQEGQRYSPLKQINADNVKNLKEAWVFRTGDLKQPNDPGEITNEVTPIKVGNMLYLCTAHQRLFALDAATGKEKWHFDPQLNTNTSFQHVTCRGVSYHEARADNASPEVIADCPRRIMLPVNDGRLFAINADNGKLCETFANKGILNLQTNMPDTTPGLYEPTSPPIITDKAIVIAGSVTDNFSTRETSGVIRGFDVNTGKLLWAFDPGAKDPNAIPSDEHSFTFNSPNSWAPAAYDAKLDLVYLPMGVSTPDIWGGNRTPEQERYASSVLALNATTGKLAWSYQTVHHDLWDMDLPAQPTLADITVDGKTVPVIYAPAKTGNIFVLDRRNGEPVVPAPEKPVPQGAAKGDYVTKTQPFSDLSFRPKKDLTGADMWGATMFDQLVCRVMFHQLRYEGIFTPPSEQGTLVFPGNLGMFEWGGLSVDPNRQVAIANPMALPFVSKLMPRGPGNPMEQPKDAKGSGTEAGIQPQYGVPYGVTLNPFLSPFGLPCKQPAWGYISALDLKTNDVVWKKRIGTPQDSLPFPMPIPVPFNMGMPMLGGPISTAGNVLFIAATADNYLRAYNMSNGEKLWQGRLPAGGQATPMTYEVNGKQYVVISAGGHGSFGTKMGDYIVAYALPDEAK, from the coding sequence ATGGCAGAAAATAAACCGCATCCGTCACGCACACTCGTGACGATCACCGCGCTGTTCGCCGCTTTCTGCGGACTGTACTTGCTTATCGGGGGTGCCTGGCTGGTCGCGATTGGCGGCTCCTGGTACTACCCTGTCGCAGGGCTGGTGATGCTCGCCGTGACCTGGCTACTGTGGCGCAGTAAGCGCTCAGCACTGTGGGTCTACGCCGCGCTGTTACTGGGTACGATGATTTGGGGCGTATGGGAAGTCGGCTTTGACTTCTGGGCATTGACCCCACGCAGCGATATTCTGGTCTTCTTCGGTATCTGGCTGATCCTGCCGTTTGTCTGGCGTCGTCTGCTGGTGCCGTCCCGCGGCGCGGTCGCGGCGCTGGTTGTGGCGCTGCTGGTCAGCGGCGCGATGCTGACCTGGGCAGGCTTTAACGATCCGCAGGAAGTGAACGGTACTCTGAGTGCCGATGCAACGCCGGCCGAGCCGATTTCCCAGATTGCCGATGGTGACTGGCCAGCCTATGGCCGTAATCAGGAAGGCCAGCGCTACTCCCCGCTTAAACAGATCAACGCCGATAACGTTAAAAATCTGAAAGAAGCCTGGGTGTTCCGCACCGGCGACCTGAAACAGCCTAACGATCCGGGTGAAATCACCAACGAAGTCACGCCGATTAAAGTCGGCAACATGCTTTATCTTTGCACCGCCCACCAGCGTCTGTTTGCTCTGGATGCGGCGACCGGTAAAGAGAAATGGCACTTCGATCCGCAGCTGAATACCAATACCTCGTTCCAGCACGTCACCTGTCGTGGCGTCTCTTACCACGAAGCGCGTGCCGACAACGCCAGCCCGGAAGTGATCGCTGACTGTCCGCGCCGTATCATGCTGCCGGTGAACGATGGTCGTCTGTTCGCCATCAACGCAGACAACGGTAAGCTGTGCGAAACCTTTGCCAACAAAGGTATTCTGAATCTGCAAACCAATATGCCGGATACCACGCCGGGTCTGTACGAGCCGACCTCGCCGCCGATCATTACCGATAAAGCGATCGTGATTGCCGGTTCCGTCACCGATAACTTCTCCACCCGCGAAACCTCCGGCGTGATCCGTGGTTTTGACGTCAACACCGGTAAACTGCTGTGGGCCTTCGATCCGGGCGCGAAAGATCCGAACGCGATCCCGTCTGACGAGCACAGCTTCACCTTTAACTCGCCGAACTCCTGGGCGCCTGCGGCCTATGACGCGAAGCTGGACCTGGTGTATCTGCCGATGGGCGTGAGCACCCCGGACATCTGGGGCGGCAACCGTACGCCGGAGCAGGAGCGTTATGCCAGTTCCGTGCTGGCGCTGAACGCCACCACCGGTAAGCTGGCCTGGAGCTATCAGACCGTTCACCACGATCTGTGGGATATGGATTTACCGGCCCAGCCAACGCTGGCGGACATTACCGTTGACGGTAAAACCGTACCGGTGATCTACGCCCCGGCGAAAACCGGTAACATCTTCGTGCTCGATCGTCGTAATGGCGAGCCGGTTGTCCCGGCACCGGAAAAACCTGTTCCGCAGGGCGCGGCGAAAGGTGATTATGTTACCAAAACGCAGCCGTTCTCTGACCTGAGCTTCCGTCCGAAGAAAGATCTGACCGGTGCGGATATGTGGGGCGCGACGATGTTTGACCAGCTGGTCTGCCGCGTCATGTTCCATCAACTGCGCTACGAAGGTATTTTCACACCGCCGTCTGAGCAGGGTACGCTGGTCTTCCCGGGTAACCTCGGTATGTTCGAGTGGGGCGGTCTTTCCGTCGATCCAAACCGTCAGGTAGCGATTGCTAACCCGATGGCGCTGCCGTTTGTTTCCAAACTGATGCCGCGCGGTCCGGGCAATCCAATGGAACAGCCGAAAGACGCAAAAGGCAGCGGTACTGAAGCCGGGATCCAGCCGCAGTACGGCGTGCCGTATGGCGTGACGCTGAACCCGTTCCTGTCACCGTTTGGCCTGCCGTGTAAACAGCCTGCCTGGGGTTACATTTCCGCGCTGGATCTGAAAACCAACGACGTAGTGTGGAAAAAACGCATTGGTACCCCGCAGGACAGCCTGCCGTTCCCGATGCCGATCCCGGTGCCGTTCAATATGGGTATGCCGATGCTGGGTGGCCCGATTTCCACCGCCGGTAACGTACTGTTTATCGCCGCGACCGCAGATAACTACCTGCGCGCTTATAACATGAGCAACGGTGAGAAACTGTGGCAGGGTCGTCTGCCAGCAGGTGGCCAGGCTACGCCGATGACCTATGAAGTGAATGGCAAGCAGTATGTGGTCATTTCCGCCGGTGGTCACGGTTCGTTTGGCACCAAAATGGGCGACTATATCGTGGCCTATGCACTGCCGGACGAGGCAAAGTAA
- the cueO gene encoding multicopper oxidase CueO, with protein MQRRDFIKYSAALGAISALPGWSKAAFAATPQTLPIPALLTPDAQSRITLRVQAGTSTFAGKNATTWGYNGSLLGPAIKLRKGKTVTVEINNRLAEETTIHWHGLEVPGEVDGGPQGIIKPGSQRTVTFTPNQRTATCWFHPHQHAKTGHQVAMGLAGLVLIEDDESRMLRLPQQWGVDDVPVIVQDKRFNTDGQIDYQLDVMSAAVGWFGDTLLANGAIYPRHAAPRGWLRLRLLNGCNARSLNFTTSDKRPLYVIASDGGLLAEPVKVDALPMLPGERFEVLVDTRDGKDFDLVTLPVSQMGMAVAPFDKPQPVLHIQPLTIVASGELPDTLATIPPLPSLDGLTQRTLQLSMDPMLDMMGMQALMKKYGDGAMRGMAHGSMDHGSMAHGSMNHSGMNHGGQGVDFHHGNMINGKAFDMNTPAFAAAKGQYERWVISGEGDMMLHPFHIHGTQFRILSENGKPPAAHRAGWKDIVNVFGARSEVLVKFDYDAPKAQAYMAHCHLLEHEDTGMMLGFTV; from the coding sequence ATGCAACGTCGTGATTTTATAAAATACTCCGCTGCGCTGGGCGCGATAAGCGCGCTGCCAGGGTGGTCGAAAGCCGCCTTTGCCGCCACGCCACAGACCCTGCCGATCCCGGCGTTGCTGACGCCGGACGCGCAGAGCCGCATCACGTTGCGGGTGCAGGCCGGTACCTCTACCTTCGCCGGTAAAAATGCCACCACCTGGGGTTATAACGGCAGTCTGCTGGGGCCGGCCATCAAACTGCGCAAAGGCAAGACGGTAACGGTTGAGATCAATAACCGGCTGGCCGAAGAGACGACGATCCACTGGCATGGCCTGGAAGTCCCCGGCGAGGTGGATGGCGGCCCACAGGGCATTATCAAACCCGGCAGCCAGCGCACGGTTACCTTTACGCCGAACCAGCGTACGGCAACCTGCTGGTTTCACCCCCATCAGCACGCGAAAACCGGCCATCAGGTGGCGATGGGACTGGCCGGGCTGGTGCTGATTGAAGACGATGAAAGCCGCATGCTGCGTCTGCCGCAACAGTGGGGCGTGGATGACGTCCCGGTGATCGTGCAGGACAAACGTTTTAACACCGACGGGCAGATTGACTATCAGCTGGACGTGATGAGTGCGGCGGTCGGCTGGTTTGGCGACACCCTGCTCGCCAACGGCGCGATCTATCCCCGGCACGCTGCCCCGCGCGGCTGGTTACGCCTGCGTCTGCTGAACGGCTGTAACGCCCGATCCCTTAACTTCACCACCAGCGACAAGCGCCCGCTGTACGTTATTGCCAGCGATGGCGGCCTGCTGGCGGAGCCGGTGAAGGTCGACGCGTTGCCGATGCTGCCGGGTGAGCGTTTTGAAGTGCTGGTGGATACCCGCGACGGAAAAGATTTTGACCTGGTGACGCTGCCGGTCAGCCAGATGGGCATGGCCGTGGCGCCTTTCGATAAGCCACAGCCGGTGCTGCATATTCAGCCGCTGACCATTGTGGCGTCCGGTGAATTGCCTGATACGCTGGCGACGATACCGCCGTTGCCGTCGCTGGATGGTCTGACGCAGCGCACGCTCCAGCTGTCGATGGATCCGATGCTCGACATGATGGGCATGCAGGCGCTGATGAAAAAGTACGGCGACGGGGCAATGCGCGGTATGGCTCACGGCAGCATGGATCACGGCAGTATGGCTCACGGCAGCATGAATCACAGCGGTATGAACCACGGTGGTCAGGGCGTCGATTTCCATCACGGCAATATGATCAACGGTAAAGCGTTCGACATGAACACCCCGGCCTTTGCCGCCGCAAAAGGGCAATACGAGCGCTGGGTGATCTCCGGAGAAGGGGACATGATGCTGCATCCGTTCCATATCCACGGCACGCAGTTCCGCATTCTGTCAGAAAATGGCAAGCCCCCTGCGGCGCATCGCGCAGGCTGGAAAGATATCGTGAATGTCTTTGGTGCACGCAGCGAAGTGCTGGTGAAGTTTGACTATGACGCCCCGAAAGCGCAGGCCTATATGGCGCACTGCCATCTGCTGGAGCATGAAGATACGGGGATGATGCTTGGGTTTACGGTATAA
- a CDS encoding YacC family pilotin-like protein, producing the protein MKTFFRTITFASLLAVSANSYALSESEAEDMADLTAVFVFLKNDCGYQNLPNGQIRRALVFFAQQNQWDLSNYESFDMKSLGEDSYRDLSGIGIATDKKCKALARDSLSLLAYVK; encoded by the coding sequence ATGAAGACGTTTTTCAGAACAATTACGTTCGCCAGCCTGCTGGCTGTATCAGCAAATAGTTATGCACTCAGTGAGTCAGAAGCCGAAGACATGGCCGATTTAACGGCGGTGTTTGTATTCCTGAAAAACGACTGTGGCTACCAGAATCTACCGAACGGTCAGATCCGTCGTGCGCTGGTGTTTTTCGCCCAGCAGAATCAGTGGGATCTGAGCAACTACGAGAGCTTTGACATGAAATCGCTGGGGGAAGACAGCTACCGCGATCTCAGCGGCATCGGCATCGCCACGGATAAAAAGTGCAAAGCGCTGGCCCGTGATTCCCTGAGCCTGCTTGCCTACGTGAAGTAA
- the speE gene encoding polyamine aminopropyltransferase, whose translation MTDSKLWHETLHDQFGQYFAVDKVLYHEKTDHQDLIIFENAAFGRVMALDGVVQTTERDEFIYHEMMTHVPLLAHGHAKHVLIIGGGDGAMLREVSRHKNIETITMVEIDAGVVSFCRQYLPNHNAGAYDDPRFTLVIDDGVNFVNQTAQTFDVIISDCTDPIGPGESLFTSAFYEGCKRCLNPGGIFVAQNGVSFLQQDEAIDSHRKLSHYFDDVSFYQAAIPTYYGGVMTFAWATDNGALRHLSTGIIQARFHSANLTCRYYNPAVHTAAFALPQYLQDALFTQ comes from the coding sequence ATGACTGATAGCAAACTGTGGCACGAAACGCTGCATGACCAGTTCGGGCAGTACTTCGCCGTGGACAAGGTGCTGTACCACGAAAAAACCGATCATCAGGATCTGATTATCTTTGAAAACGCCGCGTTCGGGCGCGTGATGGCGCTGGATGGCGTGGTACAAACCACCGAACGGGATGAGTTCATTTATCATGAGATGATGACCCATGTGCCGCTGCTGGCGCACGGTCACGCGAAGCATGTACTGATCATCGGCGGCGGTGATGGTGCGATGCTGCGCGAAGTGAGCCGTCATAAAAACATCGAGACCATCACGATGGTCGAAATCGATGCCGGCGTCGTGTCGTTCTGCCGCCAGTATTTACCCAACCACAATGCCGGGGCTTACGACGATCCGCGCTTTACGCTGGTCATTGACGATGGCGTCAATTTTGTTAACCAGACCGCGCAAACGTTTGACGTGATCATCTCCGACTGCACCGATCCTATTGGGCCGGGCGAAAGTCTGTTTACCTCGGCGTTTTACGAAGGCTGCAAACGCTGCCTGAATCCTGGCGGTATTTTCGTCGCGCAGAACGGCGTGAGCTTTTTGCAGCAGGATGAAGCCATCGACAGTCACCGTAAACTCAGCCATTACTTTGACGACGTGAGTTTTTATCAGGCCGCTATCCCCACCTATTACGGCGGCGTGATGACCTTTGCCTGGGCGACGGACAACGGCGCACTGCGTCACCTTTCCACCGGCATTATTCAGGCGCGTTTCCACAGCGCAAACCTGACATGTCGTTATTACAATCCGGCAGTACATACGGCGGCGTTCGCGTTACCACAATATTTGCAAGATGCACTGTTTACGCAGTGA
- the speD gene encoding adenosylmethionine decarboxylase: protein MKKLKLHGFNNLTKSLSFCIYDICYANTAEERDGYIAYIDELYNANRLTEILTETCSIIGANILNIARQDYEPQGASVTILVSEEPVEPHLIDNTEHPGPLPETVVAHLDKSHICVHTYPESHPEGGLCTFRADIEVSTCGVISPLKALNYLIHQLESDIVTVDYRVRGFTRDVSGKKHFIDHEINSIQNFLSDDMKALYDMVDVNVYQENIFHTKMLLKEFDLKHYMFHTRPEDLTANERKVITEALWKEMREIYYGRNIPAV from the coding sequence TTGAAAAAGCTTAAACTACATGGCTTTAACAACCTGACCAAAAGCCTGAGTTTTTGTATTTACGATATCTGTTATGCCAACACGGCTGAAGAGCGCGATGGTTATATCGCCTATATCGATGAACTCTATAACGCCAATCGACTGACGGAGATCCTGACGGAAACCTGCTCTATTATTGGCGCGAATATCCTGAATATCGCCCGTCAGGATTACGAGCCACAGGGCGCCAGCGTGACGATCCTCGTCAGCGAAGAGCCCGTTGAACCGCACCTGATCGACAACACAGAACATCCCGGCCCGCTGCCGGAAACCGTGGTTGCTCACCTCGATAAGAGCCATATCTGCGTACACACCTATCCGGAGAGCCATCCGGAGGGTGGACTGTGCACCTTCCGCGCCGATATTGAAGTGTCGACCTGCGGGGTAATTTCACCGCTGAAAGCACTGAATTATTTAATCCACCAGCTTGAGTCAGATATTGTGACCGTTGATTATCGCGTGCGCGGCTTTACCCGCGACGTGTCGGGCAAAAAACACTTTATCGACCACGAAATCAATTCGATTCAGAACTTCCTGTCCGATGACATGAAAGCGCTGTATGACATGGTGGATGTAAACGTTTATCAGGAAAATATCTTTCATACCAAAATGTTGCTGAAAGAGTTCGACCTGAAACACTATATGTTCCACACCCGCCCGGAAGATCTGACCGCCAACGAGCGTAAAGTGATCACCGAAGCGCTGTGGAAAGAAATGCGCGAGATCTATTACGGCCGCAATATCCCCGCCGTGTAA
- a CDS encoding YadA-like family protein, which translates to MKKTLLSITILLAAGSANACNNDIDCSESIKEVISVINTPMQPIQPTDDFSKWGDSYNAWFSRVHNVAESRLGIELNSYGDIAHFLIDNHPATPDDNSGDKNSDGNNDSNNDSNNDGSQNSLNYITPAQAQAGDQITMTYADAVSDHAEAAAEGYTDNAVADVTEEANAHADQAAADAEKHANTHADNAASAAEAHAKTYTNKAKGEAVKEADDYAEQLANTAVDYSTHYTDRAVSQAGAEAVKSANTYTDHVAKGLQKQITDNKRAIKRLGASSQATGNLHYNANRNGYALAVGEYNGETALAGGVQFTSGKHTAVTVQTSYDAEAFGGSVGLHGDW; encoded by the coding sequence ATGAAAAAAACGTTATTATCGATCACTATTCTGTTAGCCGCAGGTAGCGCAAATGCCTGTAACAACGACATTGATTGTAGTGAATCAATTAAAGAAGTGATTAGCGTTATTAACACCCCAATGCAGCCTATCCAGCCTACAGACGATTTCAGCAAATGGGGCGATAGTTATAACGCATGGTTTAGCCGGGTGCATAACGTTGCTGAGAGCCGTTTAGGCATTGAGTTAAATAGCTATGGTGATATTGCACACTTTCTCATTGATAACCATCCGGCAACACCGGACGATAATTCTGGCGATAAAAATAGTGATGGCAATAATGATAGCAATAACGATAGCAATAACGATGGCAGCCAAAACTCGCTGAACTATATAACGCCTGCACAGGCACAAGCGGGCGATCAAATCACGATGACTTACGCCGACGCCGTTTCTGACCATGCTGAAGCGGCCGCAGAAGGTTATACCGATAACGCGGTAGCCGATGTAACAGAAGAAGCCAATGCCCATGCTGACCAGGCTGCGGCAGATGCAGAGAAGCATGCCAACACTCACGCGGATAACGCCGCTTCAGCGGCTGAAGCTCACGCTAAAACCTATACCAATAAGGCGAAAGGCGAAGCAGTAAAAGAAGCGGATGATTATGCCGAACAACTGGCGAACACCGCAGTAGACTACTCAACCCATTACACAGACCGTGCGGTATCACAGGCAGGTGCTGAGGCAGTTAAATCGGCAAACACCTATACCGATCACGTCGCGAAAGGCTTACAGAAACAAATCACCGACAACAAACGCGCCATTAAGCGTCTGGGCGCTTCTTCTCAGGCTACCGGGAATCTTCATTACAATGCTAACCGTAATGGCTATGCCCTCGCGGTGGGCGAATATAACGGTGAAACCGCGCTTGCGGGAGGCGTTCAGTTTACCAGCGGTAAACACACGGCGGTAACGGTGCAAACCAGCTACGATGCCGAAGCATTCGGTGGCAGCGTGGGCTTACATGGAGACTGGTAA
- the yacL gene encoding protein YacL: protein MDYEFLRDITGVVKVRMSMGHEVVGHWFNEEVKENLALLDEVEQAARTVKGSERQWQRVGHEYTLWMDGEEIIVRANQLEFSGDEMEEGMNYYDEESLSLCGVEDFLQVVKAYREFLQQK, encoded by the coding sequence ATGGATTACGAGTTTTTGCGTGATATCACCGGCGTGGTGAAGGTACGCATGTCGATGGGCCACGAAGTGGTCGGTCACTGGTTTAATGAAGAAGTAAAAGAGAACCTTGCGCTGCTGGATGAAGTGGAACAGGCGGCGCGGACGGTTAAAGGCAGCGAACGCCAGTGGCAGCGCGTCGGGCATGAGTACACCCTGTGGATGGACGGCGAGGAGATCATCGTGCGTGCCAACCAGCTGGAGTTTTCCGGCGACGAAATGGAAGAGGGGATGAACTACTATGACGAAGAGAGCCTGTCGCTGTGTGGCGTTGAGGATTTCCTGCAGGTGGTAAAAGCGTACCGCGAATTCCTGCAGCAGAAATAA